TAGAAATAGCCGCACAGCTGATGCGGCCGCCGTCCAGCCCTTCCATGGCGTAGACGAAGCCCTTGCCTTCTTCGCCGAGGAGGGCGCCGGCAGGCAGCTTCATGTCATCAAAGGTAAGGCCGTGCGTATCGGAGCTGCGCATGCCCATCTTGTCCTCTTCCTTATCGACGATCAATCCCGGCGTACCGGCATCGACCAGAAACGCCGAAATGCCCTTGGCGCCCTTTTCCGGGTCTGTAATAGCCATGACGACGTAGTAGTCGGCAATGCCGGCGTTGGTAATCCAGGCCTTGGAGCCCTTGACGACGTACGAGCCGTCAGCCTGCTTTTTAGCCCGTGTCCGCATACCCGCCGCGTCGGAGCCCGAATCAGGTTCCGTCAGGGCAAAGGCAAATAATTTCCCGTCGGCGACAGCCGTCAAGTATTTCTCTTTCTGCTCGTCGCTGCCGTGGAGGCGAATCATATCGGCGCAGACCCAGCTGATTTCCATGGACATGGCAAATCCGGCGTCGGCCCGGGCCAATTCGTGCGTAATGACGGCGCATTCCACGTCACCCAATCCGGCTCCGCCATAGGCCTCGGGAATCGGCGTCGCATGCAGTCCCGTCGCGATGTATTTCTTATACAATTCCGGATTCCACCCCGTTTCGTCCATCTGCCGGCTCAGCGGCGCCACTTCCTTTTGGGCAAAGGAGCGAACCAAATCCCGTACGGCTAATTGCTCTTCCGTAAAGTTGTATCCCATACCAAGACCTCCCTTTTATTAAATCGAGTATATTTTTAATTATACCAAAATATTTCAAATAAAATCCATATTTTCCCTTAACTTCGCGCCTGTCATCAAAAAAAAATAAAAAGCCCCCGCCGCGAGAGATGGAGAGTCCATAACTCGCAGCAGGAGCCT
This region of Megasphaera stantonii genomic DNA includes:
- a CDS encoding acyl-CoA dehydrogenase family protein yields the protein MGYNFTEEQLAVRDLVRSFAQKEVAPLSRQMDETGWNPELYKKYIATGLHATPIPEAYGGAGLGDVECAVITHELARADAGFAMSMEISWVCADMIRLHGSDEQKEKYLTAVADGKLFAFALTEPDSGSDAAGMRTRAKKQADGSYVVKGSKAWITNAGIADYYVVMAITDPEKGAKGISAFLVDAGTPGLIVDKEEDKMGMRSSDTHGLTFDDMKLPAGALLGEEGKGFVYAMEGLDGGRISCAAISTGIAEHAMQIAKEYSLQRVAFGKPIAKFQGVSFKLANMSMYIDAMNLMLYDAAALKATGVRCSKLAAEAKLLASTHATQICLDAIQILGGNGYSKEYNVERLLRDNKLMEIGEGTNEILRVVIGSAVLAEK